The region CTCCACGCGCGCCGACTTGTCACCCACGTCCAGTGCGCGGGCCCGCCGAGGATCCTGCGTGGCCACCCCGACGGGGCAGGTGTTGGTGTGGCAGCGCTGGGCCTGGATGCACCCGGTGGCGAACATCATCGCCCGCGCCGCGTTGGTGTAATCCGCCCCCTGCACCATCCGCTTCACCATGTCGCTCCCGGTGGCCACCTTGCCGCTGGCGCCGACCCTGATCCGGTCCCGCAACCCCGTGCCGACCAGCGCGTTGTGCACCGTGATCAGGCCCTCGGACAGCGGCGTGCCAACATGGTCGGCGAACTCCAGCGGGGCCGCGCCGGTGCCCCCTTCGGCCCCGTCCACCACGATGAAGTCCGGAGTGACGCCCTCGCTCAGCATGGCCTTGCACACGGCCAGAAACTGCCGCCGCGAGGTGAGGCACAGCTTGAAGCCGGTGGGCTTGCCACCCGCCAGCTCCCGCATCCGGCCGATGAACCGCACCAGCTCGCGGGGTGTGGAGAACACCCGATGGTACGGCGGCGACACCACCGTCTGCCCCTGCGGCACCTCGCGCACCCTCGCGATCTCCGCGTTGACCTTGCTGCCCGGAAGCACTCCGCCCATGCCCGGCTTCGCGCCCTGCGACAGCTTGAGGGAAACACACTTCACCTGGTCATGGGCCGCCTTCTCGGCGAACATGGCCGCATCGAAGTCACCGTCGTCCGTCCGGCATCCGAAATACCCGGTTCCGATCTCCCAGATCAGATCGCCACCGTGGCGCAGATGGTATTCCGAAAGACCGCCCTCACCCGTGTCCTGCGCGAAACCGCCCAGGGCCGCACCACGGTTGAGCGCGAGGATCGCGTTGGCCGACAGAGATCCGAAGCTCATCGCCGAGATGTTCAACAGCGCCATGTCGTAAGGCTTGGCACAGTCCGGCCCGCCAATCCGGACCCTGGGCGGCTGGTCCGGCGTGGCCTTGGGCGCCAGCGAAGGGACCAGGAACTCGTACCCCGCCGCACCGACGTCCCGCTCCGTCCCGAACGGCTCCTCGGCGTCCACACCCTTCGCCCGTTCGTACACGATGCTGCGCACGTCACGGTCGTACGGGCGACCGTCGTAGTCGCGCTCGATGAAGTACTGCTGCAGCTCCGGCCGTAGCGCCTCCAGCAGGAACCGCAGATGGCCCAGTAGCGGATAGTTGCGCAGGACGGAGTGCTCGCGCTGCACCACATCCCGGACCGCCACGGCCGTCATGGCCGCCGCCACCACGACCAGAAGCCACCACCACGGCGATACCCACCACGCGAGCGCCGCGCCGAGCGCCACCGTCAGGGCAGGACCAGTCAGCAATACGAGTCTCAGCATGTCGCACGGCTACCCCACTCGCACCAGTCGATGCGGTTACCTCCGCCGGGTCGAACCGGACCGTGTGCGAAGTGTGCGCACGGCCTGCCGGATGACCGCCACGGCGGACACTCCATGGGGACCTCGGCCGAGCCGGGACGGGGTGCCGGTCGGGCGCTTCCTCCGGGACAACCCGATGAGGCGCAGTCCCCGGTCCAGGCGGTGCAGGGCGGAAGTCATGGCAGATATCCCATCGTCAGAATGGCGAAAATGGCGGGACGCCCGACTATCGGCTTCCCCTCAGCTGACGCGCTATGCGTGGTGGATACGTCGGCCCGCCACACCGCTGATTTTGCAGCGGGTGTGGAGGCGGCGTACCGGGGCAGTCGGCAGTGACGATCTTGATGTCACCACACGAGGGGACCGCCACCCATGGCCACTTCCGGCCGTCGGCCGCGTATCGGGCGTCAGTACGCCTTCAGCCTGCGGAATCTCTCAGTCTGCTTCGGGCTGATCGCCATCGTTGTCTTCGGGGTGGGGGTCACCGTAAGAGCCGCCGGCGGCGCGACCGGCGCCCAACCTGCCGCCGCCGTGGCCGTGGGACTGCTCACTCTTTTGGCCGCCGTCGTGATGCGCCACCGCCGTACGGCCCCCGCTTCCCCCGAGGAGGATTCCCTCGGAGCAGCTGACTTCGAGGCGATGACGGCCAGTGAGTTCGAGCAGGCGGTGGCGGACCTGTGTGAACGGGACGGCTGCCGGGTCAGCCGGGTGGAGGGCGGCGCGGGCGACCTGGGCGCGGACGTCCTCGCCACCGCCCCCGACGGCCAGCGCATTGTCATCCAGTGCAAGCGATACGACTCGACTCACAGGGTCGGCTCGCAGGATGTTCAGCGCTTCGGCGGAACGTGCTTCGCCGTCCACGACGCCCAGATCGCTGCGGTGGTCACGACCAGCGAGTTCACCAAGCCCGCCGCCGAGTACGCCACGCAGTGCGGAATCCTGTGCATCGACGGGCAGGAGCTCGCCACGTGGGCAAGCACGGGCCCGGCTCCGTGGACGGAGTAACGCAACGGCGCCATCCCGTTAGCCTCTGTAGTCGATGTCGCCTCGCTCGCAGATCTGCCGGGCGATGTCCCGCAGCTTGATGTTGCGTTCCTGGGACACGCGCCGCAGTAGGGCAACGCGGCTCGCGGACTCGGGCCAGACCTCCTGCGGCTCGGCGAAGTCCTGGATCCGGTAGACCGGACGGCTGCGGAGCGCGGCGTCGAAGCACCGGCCCTCGGCGAGTCCGTACGCGTGGACTTCAGCAAGGTGGTAGGCCGAGGACGCAGGGCAGTCGCAGTTGGCGTGGCGCCTGTGACGTCGAGTCGACCATGGGACGGCCGACCCGTGTGGGTAAGCCCACTTCCGTGCGATCAGGCGACGGTGGCGGCGTCGGACACCATGCCGAGCGCGGCCCGGCGGCCCAGCTCCTCGAGGGTCGGGTTGCATCGTACGACTCTGATCGTCGCAGTGGCTCCTCACAGGGGGATGTTGCCGTGCTTCTTGGGTGGCAGGGACGCGCGCTTGGTGCGTAGCTGGCGCAGGCCGCGTACGACGTGGTGGCTGGCGGTGTGCACAGCGCGTGCGGGCGCACCCGGCAGTCCGGAGGGCGCCGCGCGGCCTGTCGGGTTTCTGGGCGGCGTGTGGATGCTCTGGCAGAACCCCGCCGGCACCGCACGGCGGCGGAACCCGAGGCCGTGTCCGAACTGATCAGCCAGTGCGCCGGGCTGCCGTTGGCGCTCGGCCTGGTGACCGCGCACGGCACCGTCCGCCCCGATTCGCCGCTCGCTCTGCTGGCCGAGGGCCTCCGCGAGGCGGCCGGCCGGCTGGACACCCTGGAGGCCGACGGCCTGGAGGGCGGACTGAGGGCCGCCTTCGCCTCCTCGTACCTGGCCTGTCCCCGGCGGCGGCCGGGACGCCGTCCCCCGACTCCCGGCCACTGACACTCGCCGGCCAGCCGGAGGCGCAGTCCTGGCTGGAGGCCCGGCACGCCGTGCTGCTGGCGACTCGGCGCCTGGCCGCCGAGGAGGGCCTGGGACGAAGTGGTCTGGCGGTCGCCTGGGTGCTGGACACCTGCCACCGCCGCAACGGCCACCTCCACAGCCGGCTCGCCGCCTGGCGTGAGGGCCTGGAAGCCACCCGGCGGCTCGGCGACCCGGGGGCGGAGACGCTCGCCCACCGCAATCTGGGCGTCGCCCGCATCCGCTCCGGCCGCCAGGGGAGGCGCTGGACCACCTCCACCAGGCCATGTCCTCAGCCCCGACGAGTTCGAGGAAAAGCACGACGCCAACCAGGCAACGGCCGAACCGGTGAATGTGAAGCCACGTCAACCCGCCCTGACCAGCTCGTCAGCACCTTCCGCACAGCGGGGGAACCTCAGCCGTCCACGCATACCGGCGCGCTGCCTGAGCTGCACGGACGACTTCCGGCTCTCCGACATCTCATGCGACGGCAACTCCGTGTACGCCCCATACCAGCGCGCCGGGGCGAGCAAGCGAACCCTGAGCAACACCAGGGGCTGTCACACCCACACCGACTTCAACCGCAGCTTCACCAACGGCCAGACCATCAAGTACCGCGTCTGCGTGAAGGTCGCCCTCGAACCCGACAACTGCAGCGCCTGGAAATGGGACACCACGGGCTGACCACCCCGGCGACCGGACGGGCCCGCCCCGCCCGGTCGCCGGTATGCCTACAGCCGAGCACTGCGCAGCCAGCGCAGCGAGGCAAGACCCAATGCGGTCATCATGGCCACGATGTTGGGATCGGCGGCAGGCCCGGCCGCGGCAGCGGTCCGCAGGAGAAATCCGGAGTGCAGGGCGAGCACCTCGTTGATCCGGGCGGGGTCGAGATCGCGGGTCAGCGGGTGGTTCTCGGCGATCGGCCGCGGGTCCACGCCGCTGAGGGAGGCGCTCGACACCAGGGTGACCACGTCACAGTGACGGGGGCCGATCCAGGCGTGTGGCCAGTCGACGACGAAGACACGGTCCGCGGTCAGCATGATGTTGAACGGGTACAAGTCTCCGTGCAGAAGAG is a window of Streptomyces violaceusniger Tu 4113 DNA encoding:
- a CDS encoding FMN-binding glutamate synthase family protein is translated as MLRLVLLTGPALTVALGAALAWWVSPWWWLLVVVAAAMTAVAVRDVVQREHSVLRNYPLLGHLRFLLEALRPELQQYFIERDYDGRPYDRDVRSIVYERAKGVDAEEPFGTERDVGAAGYEFLVPSLAPKATPDQPPRVRIGGPDCAKPYDMALLNISAMSFGSLSANAILALNRGAALGGFAQDTGEGGLSEYHLRHGGDLIWEIGTGYFGCRTDDGDFDAAMFAEKAAHDQVKCVSLKLSQGAKPGMGGVLPGSKVNAEIARVREVPQGQTVVSPPYHRVFSTPRELVRFIGRMRELAGGKPTGFKLCLTSRRQFLAVCKAMLSEGVTPDFIVVDGAEGGTGAAPLEFADHVGTPLSEGLITVHNALVGTGLRDRIRVGASGKVATGSDMVKRMVQGADYTNAARAMMFATGCIQAQRCHTNTCPVGVATQDPRRARALDVGDKSARVERFQRATVYGAMQIMASMGIHDPTELRPHMLRTRVDPFTVRSHAELYEWLAPGQLLTEPPATWAEDWAAAHPGQFTV
- a CDS encoding restriction endonuclease, producing MATSGRRPRIGRQYAFSLRNLSVCFGLIAIVVFGVGVTVRAAGGATGAQPAAAVAVGLLTLLAAVVMRHRRTAPASPEEDSLGAADFEAMTASEFEQAVADLCERDGCRVSRVEGGAGDLGADVLATAPDGQRIVIQCKRYDSTHRVGSQDVQRFGGTCFAVHDAQIAAVVTTSEFTKPAAEYATQCGILCIDGQELATWASTGPAPWTE